A region of Streptomyces sp. NBC_01264 DNA encodes the following proteins:
- a CDS encoding Rv1733c family protein, translating into MREGHPEEGRPGRRRRGRRPNELRRADDRTRGLWIAAFRLSPLIAVLCGIAIGMAVWNAENRAAQAEALHRHRIPATTVGQADKALPARFIAPRMVKAQAAWEYPVSHRHTDTVLVPAGTPVGGKVMVWVDDAGREASEPRPEGEVASTAVAAGAAVFGVIVLSAGGVVWLRLHRVEAHSLAAWDREWELLEPRWSGRVRRDPGAEDD; encoded by the coding sequence ATGCGCGAGGGTCACCCAGAGGAAGGCCGCCCGGGGCGTCGGCGGCGCGGTCGCCGCCCCAATGAACTACGTCGCGCCGACGACCGCACGCGCGGCCTCTGGATCGCCGCCTTCAGGCTCTCCCCGCTCATCGCCGTGCTCTGCGGCATTGCCATCGGGATGGCGGTCTGGAACGCGGAGAACCGCGCCGCCCAGGCGGAGGCACTGCACCGGCACCGAATCCCGGCGACGACGGTAGGTCAGGCCGACAAGGCACTTCCTGCCCGTTTCATCGCCCCCCGGATGGTGAAGGCGCAGGCGGCCTGGGAGTATCCCGTCTCCCACCGCCACACCGACACGGTTCTGGTCCCGGCCGGCACACCCGTGGGTGGGAAGGTCATGGTCTGGGTCGACGACGCGGGTAGGGAGGCATCCGAGCCCCGCCCAGAGGGCGAAGTGGCCTCCACCGCGGTCGCCGCCGGAGCTGCTGTTTTCGGTGTCATCGTACTTTCTGCCGGGGGAGTCGTCTGGCTCAGGCTCCACCGCGTCGAAGCGCACAGCTTGGCCGCATGGGACCGCGAGTGGGAGCTCCTGGAGCCGCGTTGGTCCGGCCGGGTGCGCAGGGACCCGGGAGCCGAGGATGACTGA